A single Corynebacterium resistens DSM 45100 DNA region contains:
- a CDS encoding glycosyltransferase family 2 protein: MKVTAILPVRNRNARRVQQAAHTLLASTRSFDIELIVSDYGSDNRNEIQEAAEKAGARYIFTEADYWNKPVCLNEAIRISSGDYIVCADIDILWHPIALAGGLSSIDDHAVLAFQSRDLPASLTDTLLEQETEFIDWERLEQESVLHSTWGNGILLFPRKAWELVGGYDERLSIYGVEDLDFCRRAQFSGFRFVWSNPFTSRIYHVWHEKVANSLPKSSFNRALERNRNVWRTDCSVVRNVCGGGVGSGPLVSVIIATKGRAELLRECLASILCQTVQDFEVIVVDDGMLDDSRGVVESFADSRLKYFGVEEPQGISAARNLGASYASGRFVAVMDDDDICLPNRFEVSLRAIGPGVDGCVGGFITFYDDGRVESWDDPLPDAEGSFVRGGFAGHPTWMVRREVFELFPYDESFTSSVDNNIALRMINSGVRLVHTGAPHVLRRVHEGQVTNKDAQFQGFGALIDRSWLWSGYSGVEMSALKNRSQANAPKNRATLYESVFLPNFPDELVEKKVDAVVYCRADAEAVKKVGTVLARCEVVDAGGELVFAKYRFDGDWFTRARLAQCGAVVEVVSFRMSSREGVRQYVATDPVFAVSVPWRVITEQHPESSEFKVLSADSSTGAQQIFSVESNEDCFSVSGDSSALKFEVVRSED; encoded by the coding sequence ATGAAAGTTACCGCGATTCTGCCGGTACGCAACAGGAATGCGCGTCGTGTGCAGCAGGCTGCTCACACGCTGCTTGCTAGTACTCGGAGTTTTGACATCGAGTTAATCGTTTCCGACTACGGATCCGATAATCGCAATGAAATTCAGGAGGCGGCTGAAAAAGCTGGTGCCCGTTATATATTCACGGAGGCTGATTACTGGAATAAGCCGGTATGTTTGAATGAGGCCATTCGGATCTCTAGCGGAGATTACATTGTTTGCGCCGACATAGATATTTTATGGCATCCAATTGCCCTAGCCGGCGGATTGTCCAGTATTGACGATCATGCGGTCTTAGCTTTTCAATCTAGGGATCTTCCAGCTTCATTGACAGATACCCTCCTTGAACAAGAAACCGAGTTCATTGACTGGGAGCGGCTTGAGCAGGAATCAGTACTGCATTCGACTTGGGGTAACGGCATCCTTTTATTCCCCAGAAAAGCTTGGGAGTTGGTCGGTGGCTACGATGAGCGGCTCAGTATTTATGGTGTCGAGGACTTGGATTTTTGTCGCCGAGCTCAGTTCTCTGGATTCAGATTTGTGTGGTCAAACCCGTTTACTAGCCGGATCTATCACGTCTGGCACGAGAAAGTTGCAAACAGTCTTCCGAAATCTTCGTTCAATAGGGCTTTAGAGCGAAACAGAAACGTTTGGCGGACCGATTGTTCGGTGGTTCGTAATGTGTGTGGTGGGGGTGTTGGTTCTGGTCCTTTGGTGTCGGTGATTATTGCGACGAAGGGGCGGGCTGAGTTGTTGCGGGAGTGTTTGGCATCTATTTTGTGTCAGACGGTTCAGGATTTTGAGGTCATTGTTGTTGATGACGGTATGTTGGACGATTCGCGGGGTGTTGTGGAGTCGTTTGCTGATTCGCGGTTGAAGTACTTTGGTGTGGAGGAGCCTCAGGGTATTTCTGCTGCGCGTAATTTGGGGGCGTCGTATGCTTCGGGTCGTTTTGTGGCGGTGATGGATGATGATGATATCTGTTTGCCGAATCGGTTTGAGGTGTCGTTGAGGGCTATTGGTCCTGGTGTTGATGGGTGTGTGGGTGGTTTCATTACGTTCTACGACGATGGTCGTGTGGAGTCGTGGGATGATCCGTTGCCTGATGCGGAGGGGAGTTTCGTGCGGGGTGGTTTTGCCGGGCATCCTACGTGGATGGTTCGGCGTGAGGTGTTTGAGCTGTTTCCTTATGACGAGTCTTTTACGTCGTCGGTGGATAACAATATTGCGTTGCGGATGATTAATTCTGGTGTTCGGCTGGTTCATACGGGTGCTCCTCATGTGTTGCGTCGGGTTCATGAAGGGCAAGTAACGAATAAGGATGCGCAGTTCCAGGGGTTTGGTGCGTTGATTGATCGTTCGTGGTTGTGGTCGGGATATTCCGGTGTGGAGATGTCGGCTTTGAAGAATCGTTCGCAGGCGAATGCTCCGAAGAATCGGGCGACGTTGTATGAGTCGGTGTTCCTTCCGAATTTTCCTGATGAGTTGGTGGAGAAGAAGGTTGATGCGGTGGTTTATTGCCGGGCTGATGCTGAGGCTGTGAAGAAGGTGGGCACGGTGTTGGCGCGGTGTGAGGTTGTGGATGCTGGCGGTGAGTTGGTGTTTGCGAAGTACAGGTTTGATGGTGATTGGTTTACTCGGGCTCGTTTAGCTCAGTGTGGTGCTGTTGTTGAGGTGGTGTCTTTCCGTATGTCTTCGCGGGAGGGTGTGCGTCAGTATGTGGCGACGGATCCTGTGTTTGCGGTGTCTGTTCCGTGGCGGGTTATCACCGAACAACACCCAGAATCATCCGAATTCAAAGTACTGTCCGCCGATAGTTCGACCGGTGCGCAGCAAATTTTTTCGGTAGAAAGTAATGAAGATTGCTTTTCCGTATCTGGTGACAGTAGCGCTCTCAAGTTTGAAGTAGTGAGGTCAGAAGACTAA
- the wecC gene encoding UDP-N-acetyl-D-mannosamine dehydrogenase encodes MSPEKVDVCVIGLGYIGLPTAVFLADAGLKVVGTDISEERLRKVASGKLPFVEPGLDTMLSEVVGTGALGVSSVPVKAKSFIVAVPTPVTEDKMVDYRYIDSATDSLAEVVERDDLVVLESTSPPGTTERLAQRILSSRADLGASLGEAPIHVAHCPERVLPGDIVNEMRTNSRVIGGVSLVAADRARQLYEAFCSGDVVVTDAKTAEMVKLVENSFRDVNIAFANELANMCSQNGVNVWNLIEFANLHPRVNILRPGPGVGGHCIAVDPWFLVSADRDNSRLIKTAREINDDRPRRVIEQVLTAVKENQPQRVAVLGLAFKADIDDLRESPALAIATSLAEHLPDGELLVCEPNVPTCPASLAKYKNISFDSLDECIEKADLVVLLVDHKEFVGLRERLAPSVPVIDTRGLLQ; translated from the coding sequence TTGTCACCGGAAAAAGTAGATGTTTGTGTCATCGGTCTAGGATACATAGGCCTGCCAACTGCGGTTTTTCTCGCGGACGCGGGACTAAAGGTTGTGGGTACCGATATTTCAGAGGAGCGTCTGCGTAAAGTAGCTTCCGGGAAGTTACCTTTTGTCGAGCCTGGTTTGGACACAATGCTGTCAGAGGTTGTAGGTACTGGCGCGCTCGGGGTTTCGTCAGTGCCAGTTAAAGCTAAGAGCTTTATTGTTGCTGTACCTACACCAGTGACCGAAGACAAGATGGTTGATTACCGATATATTGATTCGGCAACTGACAGCTTGGCAGAAGTAGTCGAACGGGATGATCTCGTGGTTCTTGAATCGACCTCGCCTCCAGGCACTACTGAGCGGCTAGCTCAACGTATCCTCAGTTCTCGAGCCGACCTCGGGGCCTCCTTAGGTGAGGCACCAATCCATGTAGCTCACTGTCCCGAGAGAGTTTTGCCCGGGGATATTGTGAATGAGATGCGGACCAACTCTCGTGTCATCGGAGGGGTTTCATTGGTCGCCGCGGATCGTGCTCGCCAGCTTTATGAAGCGTTTTGTTCGGGCGATGTCGTTGTCACCGATGCCAAAACGGCAGAGATGGTGAAGCTCGTTGAAAACTCATTCCGAGACGTGAATATTGCCTTCGCGAATGAGTTAGCCAATATGTGTTCACAAAATGGCGTCAATGTCTGGAATTTGATCGAATTTGCAAATTTGCATCCGCGCGTCAATATTCTACGTCCGGGACCAGGAGTTGGCGGGCATTGCATTGCAGTAGATCCTTGGTTTTTGGTTTCGGCTGACCGTGACAACAGCCGACTGATTAAAACTGCGCGTGAAATCAACGACGATCGGCCACGGCGTGTTATCGAACAGGTGTTGACTGCTGTCAAGGAAAACCAGCCACAAAGGGTTGCAGTTTTGGGCTTAGCTTTCAAAGCAGATATCGATGACCTCCGCGAATCGCCGGCCTTGGCCATCGCCACGTCTCTAGCTGAGCACCTTCCTGATGGGGAACTTCTCGTGTGCGAACCTAATGTTCCGACGTGCCCTGCAAGCCTCGCGAAGTACAAGAACATCTCATTCGATTCACTGGATGAGTGCATCGAAAAAGCTGATTTAGTCGTGCTACTAGTTGATCATAAAGAGTTTGTTGGGTTGAGGGAACGGTTGGCTCCGTCTGTCCCCGTCATCGACACCCGCGGACTGTTGCAGTAG
- a CDS encoding Fic family protein — translation MADQHYPLKTIFHMHSETVANEEYRVRSTSSSTLTWNFHIGKWQLFATLTTSIVSTMEEIWQQEMKLERLWVSVPPLAQSHYLTGLLIEEILATNDIEGIRSTRQEITEALASGNSDRTKRFQEMAQLYKRLATRSGSRIEFPKSLSEVRSLYDDLLRDEISPEDKPDGTHFRAQTVSVVDGLKTIHTAPRDEASINTRMEAFLDSQLGKEHALVNALMGHFMFEYTHPFYDGNGRLGRFLLALRLSDVLSHPSALSLSHQFSFQRKRYYSAFQKTEEPLNRGEGTFFLEDMLEILHEAQLDILTSLLEKRSLLESVHRRLSNEKLSNYSHGILYSLAQVTLFGSEETLTLSEIVSVSPYSWNTLRKEAELLVKKQLLIPVSKRPLTYALAPVARKFLEPDQQD, via the coding sequence GTGGCTGATCAGCACTACCCCCTGAAGACGATCTTCCATATGCACTCCGAAACAGTCGCGAATGAAGAATACAGGGTGAGATCCACCAGCAGCTCAACCCTCACGTGGAACTTCCACATCGGCAAATGGCAACTGTTCGCAACCCTCACCACTTCAATAGTGTCAACAATGGAGGAAATCTGGCAGCAGGAGATGAAACTGGAGCGGCTTTGGGTTTCAGTTCCTCCCCTCGCTCAGAGCCATTACCTGACAGGCCTGCTCATCGAGGAAATCCTAGCAACCAACGATATTGAGGGCATTCGTTCAACGAGGCAAGAGATTACCGAAGCCTTGGCAAGTGGTAATTCAGACCGCACCAAGAGATTCCAGGAAATGGCGCAGCTCTACAAACGGCTGGCCACGCGCAGTGGTTCACGAATCGAGTTTCCAAAGTCTCTAAGTGAAGTTCGCTCACTATACGACGACTTACTTAGGGATGAAATCTCGCCGGAAGACAAACCCGACGGAACTCACTTTCGAGCACAAACGGTATCCGTCGTCGATGGACTGAAAACTATCCACACCGCACCGCGGGATGAAGCGTCGATCAACACGCGCATGGAAGCATTTCTAGACTCTCAGCTCGGTAAAGAACACGCGTTGGTCAACGCACTAATGGGGCACTTCATGTTTGAGTACACTCACCCTTTTTATGATGGCAATGGTCGTCTGGGGCGATTCCTTCTAGCTCTGCGCCTTTCAGATGTTCTCTCCCATCCGTCTGCCCTGTCGCTATCCCATCAGTTTTCATTCCAGCGCAAACGTTATTATTCCGCCTTCCAAAAAACAGAGGAGCCTTTAAACAGAGGCGAGGGAACTTTTTTCCTCGAAGATATGCTGGAGATTCTTCATGAGGCTCAGCTGGATATCCTTACTTCCCTGCTGGAGAAACGATCTCTCCTAGAATCAGTGCACAGAAGACTAAGCAACGAAAAGCTCAGCAATTACTCCCACGGGATTCTCTACTCACTCGCTCAGGTGACCCTGTTCGGGAGTGAAGAAACTCTCACTCTGAGCGAGATAGTCTCCGTATCGCCCTACTCGTGGAACACCTTGCGCAAGGAGGCGGAACTATTGGTGAAGAAGCAACTTCTAATACCGGTTTCCAAGAGGCCACTCACCTACGCTTTAGCACCCGTAGCCCGTAAGTTCTTGGAACCGGATCAGCAGGACTAG
- a CDS encoding glycosyltransferase, whose amino-acid sequence MHICVVIPFRDRDQDRLRRAVASILRSNGDFKLSVVISDFGSADKTVAEAVAAEFENASVAYTPSDHWNRSAAINAGVNTVRADFYLLSDADLIWPEDTIANAARNLNQKSDAILVFDVRYLREETPVELYDSEHLSPELLDNWAKVNPRWGEGICLVSRSVFERIGGYDSRMTIYGYEDNDFTRRARGVGIRVQWVNFTDCPVYHVWHLPVGSVVAKSDKAVARAYKKNGDIFKTDCSVVRNVCGGGVGSGPLVSVIIATKGRAELLRECLASILCQTVQDFEVIVVDDGMLDDSRGVVESFADSRLKYFGVEEPQGISAARNLGASYASGRFVAVMDDDDICLPNRFEVSLRAIGPGVDGCVGGFITFYDDGRVESWDDPLPDAEGSFVRGGFAGHPTWMVRREVFELFPYDESFTSSVDNNIALRMINSGVRLVHTGAPHVLRRVHEGQVTNKDAQFQGFGALIDRSWLWSGYSGVEMSALKNRSQANAPKNRATLYESVFLPNFPDELVEKKVDAVVYCRADAEAVKKVGTVLARCEVVDAGGELVFAKYRFDGDWFTRARLAQCGAVVEVVSFRMSSREGVRQYVATDPVFAVSVPWRVITEQHPESKDFVLTSSAGTENTSVKIQRTETDADGMQCTIASPSSAFNYSIVKGEV is encoded by the coding sequence ATGCATATTTGCGTCGTCATTCCGTTCCGCGATCGTGATCAAGATAGATTAAGGCGAGCTGTAGCCTCCATTCTTCGATCCAACGGTGATTTCAAGCTGTCGGTTGTGATCTCGGATTTTGGTAGCGCGGACAAGACAGTGGCTGAAGCTGTCGCAGCAGAATTTGAAAACGCTTCGGTTGCTTATACTCCGTCCGATCACTGGAATCGGTCTGCGGCTATTAACGCTGGCGTCAATACAGTGCGCGCAGATTTTTATCTCCTTTCAGATGCCGACTTGATTTGGCCTGAAGATACGATCGCGAATGCTGCTCGAAACTTGAATCAAAAGAGCGACGCGATTCTTGTTTTCGACGTTCGATACTTGCGCGAGGAGACTCCGGTTGAGCTGTATGACAGTGAGCATCTGTCACCGGAACTACTGGATAATTGGGCTAAGGTGAACCCTCGCTGGGGCGAAGGTATCTGTCTCGTGAGTCGGTCCGTATTCGAAAGGATAGGCGGATACGACTCCCGAATGACCATCTATGGATACGAGGACAACGACTTCACTCGTCGAGCCCGTGGGGTAGGGATCCGAGTGCAATGGGTGAATTTCACCGATTGTCCTGTGTATCACGTATGGCACCTCCCTGTGGGCTCAGTAGTCGCTAAGTCCGATAAGGCTGTAGCTCGCGCATATAAGAAGAACGGTGATATTTTCAAGACCGATTGTTCGGTGGTTCGTAATGTGTGTGGTGGGGGTGTTGGTTCTGGTCCTTTGGTGTCGGTGATTATTGCGACGAAGGGGCGGGCTGAGTTGTTGCGGGAGTGTTTGGCATCTATTTTGTGTCAGACGGTTCAGGATTTTGAGGTCATTGTTGTTGATGACGGTATGTTGGACGATTCGCGGGGTGTTGTGGAGTCGTTTGCTGATTCGCGGTTGAAGTACTTTGGTGTGGAGGAGCCTCAGGGTATTTCTGCTGCGCGTAATTTGGGGGCGTCGTATGCTTCGGGTCGTTTTGTGGCGGTGATGGATGATGATGATATCTGTTTGCCGAATCGGTTTGAGGTGTCGTTGAGGGCTATTGGTCCTGGTGTTGATGGGTGTGTGGGTGGTTTCATTACGTTCTACGACGATGGTCGTGTGGAGTCGTGGGATGATCCGTTGCCTGATGCGGAGGGGAGTTTCGTGCGGGGTGGTTTTGCCGGGCATCCTACGTGGATGGTTCGGCGTGAGGTGTTTGAGCTGTTTCCTTATGACGAGTCTTTTACGTCGTCGGTGGATAACAATATTGCGTTGCGGATGATTAATTCTGGTGTTCGGCTGGTTCATACGGGTGCTCCTCATGTGTTGCGTCGGGTTCATGAAGGGCAAGTAACGAATAAGGATGCGCAGTTCCAGGGGTTTGGTGCGTTGATTGATCGTTCGTGGTTGTGGTCGGGATATTCCGGTGTGGAGATGTCGGCTTTGAAGAATCGTTCGCAGGCGAATGCTCCGAAGAATCGGGCGACGTTGTATGAGTCGGTGTTCCTTCCGAATTTTCCTGATGAGTTGGTGGAGAAGAAGGTTGATGCGGTGGTTTATTGCCGGGCTGATGCTGAGGCTGTGAAGAAGGTGGGCACGGTGTTGGCGCGGTGTGAGGTTGTGGATGCTGGCGGTGAGTTGGTGTTTGCGAAGTACAGGTTTGATGGTGATTGGTTTACTCGGGCTCGTTTAGCTCAGTGTGGTGCTGTTGTTGAGGTGGTGTCTTTCCGTATGTCTTCGCGGGAGGGTGTGCGTCAGTATGTGGCGACGGATCCTGTGTTTGCGGTGTCTGTTCCGTGGCGGGTTATCACCGAACAGCACCCAGAATCAAAGGACTTTGTTCTAACTTCATCAGCTGGAACGGAGAACACTAGCGTGAAGATTCAGAGAACAGAGACGGATGCAGATGGAATGCAGTGCACAATTGCAAGCCCCTCGTCAGCTTTCAACTACAGCATCGTAAAGGGAGAAGTTTAA
- a CDS encoding glycosyltransferase, with translation MHICVVIPFRDRDQDRLRRAVASILRSNGDFKLSVVISDFGSADKTVAEAVAAEFENASVAYTPSDHWNRSAAINAGVNTVRADFYLLSDADLIWPEDTIANAARNLNQKSDAILVFDVRYLREETPVELYDSEHLSPELLDNWAKVNPRWGEGICLVSRSVFERIGGYDSRMTIYGYEDNDFTRRARGVGIRVQWVNFTDCPVYHVWHLPVGSVVAKSDKAVARAYKKNGDIFKTDCSVVRNVCGGGVGSGPLVSVIIATKGRAELLRECLASILCQTVQDFEVIVVDDGMLDDSRGVVESFADSRLKYFGVEEPQGISAARNLGASYASGRFVAVMDDDDICLPNRFEVSLRAIGPGVDGCVGGFITFYDDGRVESWDDPLPDAEGSFVRGGFAGHPTWMVRREVFELFPYDESFTSSVDNNIALRMINSGVRLVHTGAPHVLRRVHEGQVTNKDAQFQGFGALIDRSWLWSGYSGVEMSALKNRSQANAPKNRATLYESVFLPNFPDELVEKKVDAVVYCRADAEAVKKVGTVLARCEVVDAGGELVFAKYRFDGDWFTRARLAQCGAVVEVVSFRMSSREGVRQYVATDPVFAVSVPWRVITEQHPESSEFKVLSADSSTGAQQIFSVESNEDCFSVSGDSSALKFEVVRSED, from the coding sequence ATGCATATTTGCGTCGTCATTCCGTTCCGCGATCGTGATCAAGATAGATTAAGGCGAGCTGTAGCCTCCATTCTTCGATCCAACGGTGATTTCAAGCTGTCGGTTGTGATCTCGGATTTTGGTAGCGCGGACAAGACAGTGGCTGAAGCTGTCGCAGCAGAATTTGAAAACGCTTCGGTTGCTTATACTCCGTCCGATCACTGGAATCGGTCTGCGGCTATTAACGCTGGCGTCAATACAGTGCGCGCAGATTTTTATCTCCTTTCAGATGCCGACTTGATTTGGCCTGAAGATACGATCGCGAATGCTGCTCGAAACTTGAATCAAAAGAGCGACGCGATTCTTGTTTTCGACGTTCGATACTTGCGCGAGGAGACTCCGGTTGAGCTGTATGACAGTGAGCATCTGTCACCGGAACTACTGGATAATTGGGCTAAGGTGAACCCTCGCTGGGGCGAAGGTATCTGTCTCGTGAGTCGGTCCGTATTCGAAAGGATAGGCGGATACGACTCCCGAATGACCATCTATGGATACGAGGACAACGACTTCACTCGTCGAGCCCGTGGGGTAGGGATCCGAGTGCAATGGGTGAATTTCACCGATTGTCCTGTGTATCACGTATGGCACCTCCCTGTGGGCTCAGTAGTCGCTAAGTCCGATAAGGCTGTAGCTCGCGCATATAAGAAGAACGGTGATATTTTCAAGACCGATTGTTCGGTGGTTCGTAATGTGTGTGGTGGGGGTGTTGGTTCTGGTCCTTTGGTGTCGGTGATTATTGCGACGAAGGGGCGGGCTGAGTTGTTGCGGGAGTGTTTGGCATCTATTTTGTGTCAGACGGTTCAGGATTTTGAGGTCATTGTTGTTGATGACGGTATGTTGGACGATTCGCGGGGTGTTGTGGAGTCGTTTGCTGATTCGCGGTTGAAGTACTTTGGTGTGGAGGAGCCTCAGGGTATTTCTGCTGCGCGTAATTTGGGGGCGTCGTATGCTTCGGGTCGTTTTGTGGCGGTGATGGATGATGATGATATCTGTTTGCCGAATCGGTTTGAGGTGTCGTTGAGGGCTATTGGTCCTGGTGTTGATGGGTGTGTGGGTGGTTTCATTACGTTCTACGACGATGGTCGTGTGGAGTCGTGGGATGATCCGTTGCCTGATGCGGAGGGGAGTTTCGTGCGGGGTGGTTTTGCCGGGCATCCTACGTGGATGGTTCGGCGTGAGGTGTTTGAGCTGTTTCCTTATGACGAGTCTTTTACGTCGTCGGTGGATAACAATATTGCGTTGCGGATGATTAATTCTGGTGTTCGGCTGGTTCATACGGGTGCTCCTCATGTGTTGCGTCGGGTTCATGAAGGGCAAGTAACGAATAAGGATGCGCAGTTCCAGGGGTTTGGTGCGTTGATTGATCGTTCGTGGTTGTGGTCGGGATATTCCGGTGTGGAGATGTCGGCTTTGAAGAATCGTTCGCAGGCGAATGCTCCGAAGAATCGGGCGACGTTGTATGAGTCGGTGTTCCTTCCGAATTTTCCTGATGAGTTGGTGGAGAAGAAGGTTGATGCGGTGGTTTATTGCCGGGCTGATGCTGAGGCTGTGAAGAAGGTGGGCACGGTGTTGGCGCGGTGTGAGGTTGTGGATGCTGGCGGTGAGTTGGTGTTTGCGAAGTACAGGTTTGATGGTGATTGGTTTACTCGGGCTCGTTTAGCTCAGTGTGGTGCTGTTGTTGAGGTGGTGTCTTTCCGTATGTCTTCGCGGGAGGGTGTGCGTCAGTATGTGGCGACGGATCCTGTGTTTGCGGTGTCTGTTCCGTGGCGGGTTATCACCGAACAACACCCAGAATCATCCGAATTCAAAGTACTGTCCGCCGATAGTTCGACCGGTGCGCAGCAAATTTTTTCGGTAGAAAGTAATGAAGATTGCTTTTCCGTATCTGGTGACAGTAGCGCTCTCAAGTTTGAAGTAGTGAGGTCAGAAGACTAA
- the dcd gene encoding dCTP deaminase: MLLSDRDIRAALNDGELAIEPHDDAMVQPSSIDVRLDGLFRVFNNSKYTHIDPKLPQEELTTLVEVPDDEAFILHPGEFVLGATLEKFTIPSNLAGRLEGKSSLGRLGLLTHSTAGFIDPGFNGHITLELSNTANLPIALYPGMKVGQLALFRMTSPAESPYGSGSLGSKYQGQRGPTPSKAYLNFRD, from the coding sequence GTGTTACTTTCAGATCGTGATATCCGTGCCGCCCTTAACGATGGCGAGCTAGCCATCGAGCCCCACGACGATGCGATGGTCCAGCCATCCAGTATCGATGTCCGCCTCGATGGGCTGTTCCGTGTATTCAACAATTCCAAGTACACGCACATTGATCCCAAGTTGCCCCAAGAGGAGCTCACCACGCTCGTTGAGGTTCCCGATGATGAGGCCTTTATTCTGCACCCGGGGGAGTTCGTGCTGGGAGCAACTCTGGAGAAGTTCACGATCCCTTCGAACTTGGCGGGGCGCCTGGAAGGTAAGAGCTCACTGGGGCGTTTGGGTCTGCTGACCCACTCCACGGCGGGGTTCATCGATCCCGGCTTCAATGGCCACATCACGTTGGAGCTTTCCAATACCGCCAACCTGCCGATCGCATTGTACCCAGGCATGAAGGTGGGGCAGCTCGCGCTATTCCGCATGACCAGTCCTGCGGAGTCCCCTTACGGCAGTGGCAGCTTAGGTAGCAAGTACCAAGGGCAGCGTGGGCCCACGCCATCGAAGGCTTACTTGAACTTCCGGGACTAG
- a CDS encoding UDP-glucose dehydrogenase family protein: MRMTVFGTGYLGATHAACMAELGHEVLGVDVDESKIEALSEGRVPFFEPGLPELLKKNVDNGRLSFTTDYKKAAEFADVHFIGVGTPQRKGSYAADTRYVEAVISELVPLLEGEHLILGKSTVPVGTAVRLQAMADELGASNKKAQVEVAWNPEFLREGYAVKDTLTPDRIVLGVREGESRAEEVSREIYSKPIESGSPFLVMDLPTSELVKVSANAFLATKISFINAVSEVCEATGADVMALADAIGMDDRIGRKFLGAGLGFGGGCLPKDIRAFMARAGELGADQALTFLREVDAINMRRREKTVTMARQVLGGSLIGRNVTVLGAAFKPNSDDVRDSPALSVAGALNLAGANVTVYDPEGMKNAEKVFPTLGYAENVEQALEDTELVILATEWKQFQELDPVATKQLVAGVPPKDDPEAAPQPVMIDGRNCLPREQWEAAGWRMLALGRG, translated from the coding sequence ATGCGTATGACAGTGTTTGGTACCGGTTACCTGGGAGCTACCCACGCAGCCTGCATGGCTGAACTAGGCCATGAAGTGCTTGGTGTGGACGTCGATGAATCCAAGATTGAAGCCCTGTCTGAGGGGCGAGTTCCATTCTTCGAGCCCGGACTACCTGAGTTGCTGAAGAAGAATGTGGACAACGGACGACTGTCATTTACCACTGATTACAAAAAGGCTGCTGAGTTTGCGGATGTGCACTTCATCGGAGTGGGCACACCGCAGCGTAAAGGGTCCTATGCTGCGGATACTCGTTATGTAGAAGCCGTAATCAGTGAGCTCGTTCCGTTGCTGGAAGGCGAGCACCTCATCCTCGGTAAGTCCACCGTCCCCGTGGGAACCGCTGTCCGGTTGCAGGCGATGGCGGATGAGCTGGGGGCGTCGAACAAGAAGGCCCAAGTTGAGGTGGCGTGGAACCCTGAGTTCTTGCGTGAAGGCTACGCTGTGAAGGACACGCTGACTCCCGATCGCATTGTGCTGGGTGTACGTGAGGGTGAGAGCCGAGCCGAAGAGGTTTCACGAGAGATTTACTCTAAGCCGATCGAGAGTGGCTCGCCATTTTTGGTCATGGATCTGCCGACATCTGAGCTGGTGAAGGTGAGTGCGAATGCCTTCTTGGCGACGAAAATTTCCTTCATTAATGCGGTGAGCGAGGTGTGCGAGGCCACCGGTGCGGACGTCATGGCATTGGCGGATGCGATCGGCATGGATGATCGAATTGGCCGGAAGTTCCTAGGTGCCGGCCTAGGTTTCGGCGGAGGCTGCTTGCCGAAGGACATCCGTGCGTTTATGGCTCGCGCTGGCGAGCTAGGAGCAGACCAGGCACTGACGTTCCTGCGTGAGGTCGATGCGATCAACATGCGCCGACGTGAGAAGACGGTTACCATGGCGCGTCAGGTGCTGGGTGGCTCGTTGATTGGGCGAAATGTGACGGTGCTGGGTGCAGCGTTCAAGCCGAACAGTGACGACGTGCGTGACTCACCGGCACTGAGCGTGGCTGGTGCCCTGAACCTGGCGGGAGCGAACGTCACTGTATATGACCCAGAAGGCATGAAGAATGCTGAAAAGGTCTTCCCGACCTTGGGGTACGCCGAGAACGTAGAGCAGGCGCTGGAGGATACCGAGCTGGTGATCCTAGCAACCGAATGGAAGCAGTTCCAAGAGCTTGACCCGGTGGCGACCAAGCAACTAGTGGCGGGAGTACCACCAAAGGACGATCCGGAGGCTGCGCCGCAGCCGGTGATGATCGACGGGCGTAACTGCTTGCCGCGCGAGCAGTGGGAGGCCGCGGGCTGGCGGATGTTGGCGCTGGGGCGGGGCTAG